In Gemmatimonadota bacterium, a single genomic region encodes these proteins:
- a CDS encoding histidinol-phosphate aminotransferase family protein, whose product MSLTRRGFARTIGLGTAGLLSSSFIIGRGREAAAFEPELAEEPFDDPIIRISSNENARGPGPNAMAALHQAITTRTGRGYPPDYTNELVTTIAEIYGVGEDNVVVGTGSGAILAGSVRAFCSATKPLVTAAPTYGTPDRMARRIGAPVKMIPVDGSLGLDISAMAEAARGAGMVFFCNPNNPTGTAHSASAVEDFVRRVMRASPATKILIDEAYIDYTFDSAVKTAAPLTQEFPSVFITRTFSKAHGMAGLRVGYAIGQEETLDAISDAWNLGSMNTLSAAAAIASIEDPEHIAEERRENARIRRFTLSAFRDLGFEAPDSHTNHIFVDLKRPASEFREACLEQSVRVGRDFPPMEHTYSRISLGTMEEMETAVGVFRSVLS is encoded by the coding sequence ATGTCACTGACGCGTCGCGGGTTCGCTCGCACGATCGGCCTGGGTACGGCCGGCTTGCTGTCCAGCTCGTTCATCATCGGCCGTGGCCGGGAGGCGGCAGCGTTCGAGCCCGAGTTGGCGGAAGAGCCATTCGATGATCCCATCATCCGGATCAGCTCCAATGAGAACGCCCGGGGCCCTGGTCCGAACGCGATGGCGGCGCTCCACCAGGCCATCACGACGAGAACGGGGCGGGGATATCCACCAGACTACACAAACGAGCTGGTAACGACGATCGCCGAGATATACGGCGTAGGGGAGGACAACGTCGTCGTGGGTACGGGCTCGGGTGCCATCCTCGCTGGGTCGGTCCGAGCCTTCTGTTCCGCCACCAAGCCGCTGGTCACCGCGGCGCCGACCTACGGCACGCCCGACCGGATGGCGAGACGGATCGGCGCGCCCGTCAAGATGATTCCCGTCGACGGCTCGCTGGGTCTGGATATCTCTGCGATGGCGGAGGCCGCCCGCGGGGCGGGCATGGTGTTCTTCTGCAACCCGAACAATCCAACGGGCACGGCGCACTCGGCGAGCGCAGTGGAAGACTTTGTCCGACGAGTGATGCGTGCTTCACCCGCTACCAAGATCCTGATCGACGAGGCCTACATCGACTACACGTTCGATTCGGCCGTCAAGACCGCGGCCCCGTTGACACAGGAGTTTCCGAGCGTGTTCATCACGCGCACCTTCTCGAAGGCGCATGGCATGGCGGGTCTGCGCGTCGGCTATGCGATCGGGCAAGAAGAGACCCTCGATGCGATCAGCGATGCGTGGAATCTCGGCAGCATGAACACGCTGTCCGCCGCTGCCGCGATCGCGTCGATCGAGGATCCCGAGCATATCGCCGAGGAGCGGCGAGAGAACGCACGGATTCGCCGGTTCACGCTCTCCGCGTTCCGGGACCTGGGGTTCGAGGCTCCCGACTCCCACACCAACCACATCTTCGTCGACCTCAAGCGTCCGGCGAGTGAGTTTCGGGAGGCGTGTCTGGAACAGAGTGTGCGCGTGGGTCGGGACTTCCCGCCCATGGAGCATACCTACTCTCGGATTTCACTTGGGACGATGGAAGAGATGGAGACGGCGGTTGGCGTGTTTCGAAGCGTCTTGAGTTGA
- a CDS encoding PIN domain-containing protein — MIAVDTNVLVYAHRQDSEWHVEAATALRSLAEGRAPWAIPWPCIHEFLAITTHPRIYDPPTKFAAALDQVSGWLESPTLTLLCEGPGYAGRLTDILRTSKVAGAKVHDARVAALCIYHGVRELWSADRDFTRFTALAVRNPMVGQG; from the coding sequence ATGATCGCCGTCGATACGAACGTGCTCGTCTACGCTCATCGGCAGGACTCCGAGTGGCACGTCGAGGCGGCCACAGCACTTCGTTCGCTTGCGGAGGGACGCGCACCCTGGGCGATTCCTTGGCCCTGCATCCATGAATTCCTCGCGATCACCACGCATCCTCGGATCTACGACCCTCCGACGAAGTTCGCGGCGGCACTCGATCAGGTCTCCGGGTGGCTCGAGTCGCCAACGTTGACACTTCTCTGCGAGGGGCCGGGATACGCCGGTCGCCTCACCGATATTCTCCGGACGAGCAAGGTCGCAGGCGCCAAGGTCCACGACGCCCGCGTGGCAGCGCTTTGCATCTACCACGGCGTCCGGGAGCTGTGGAGCGCAGATCGGGACTTCACGCGATTCACCGCACTGGCGGTCCGGAATCCGATGGTGGGCCAGGGCTAG
- a CDS encoding DUF2191 domain-containing protein, protein MRSPVSTSQIAGSRLLAAAKRHAGERGTTLRALVEAGLRTVLDAAPHDDAFVLRDASIGGRGLRPDVREGGWERIAELTYEGHGG, encoded by the coding sequence ATTCGGTCGCCCGTGAGCACGAGTCAGATTGCGGGCTCGCGGCTGCTTGCCGCGGCGAAACGCCACGCGGGAGAGCGCGGGACGACTCTGCGGGCGCTGGTGGAGGCGGGCCTGAGGACGGTGCTCGACGCCGCACCGCACGACGACGCCTTCGTCCTCCGGGACGCGAGCATCGGCGGCAGGGGCTTGCGGCCCGATGTGCGCGAGGGCGGCTGGGAGAGGATCGCAGAACTGACGTATGAGGGGCACGGCGGATGA
- a CDS encoding NADPH:quinone oxidoreductase family protein: MMSSPIKAIRCHRFAGLDEDGKPVPTPDPLRDVLSLDEVQAPECEAGSVLVSSHYVGVQYPDALQAQGLYQVRPPLPYVPGMDLTGTVLEVGEGVEGLRVGDRVIAQMGIGAMAEVVKADARAVWKAPDNVPLSQCANVGRNFFAAYHSLKVIGEIAPGDLVLIDGASGGVGMAGIQLAKAMGAQVIAGVSVPEKRAYPTAAGADRVLCYGRDRESHRAFKNEVKQAARELGHPDGVDLVLDMVQGDLFEAALVSSVRPLGKICLVGFTAGQKPIRPGMLLIKQAAAIGSLWGPWATANPDRHQEHVAEILSYMATGAVAPRADRVFPLERFIEAFELFENNEGRGNTVVCMTGEEV; this comes from the coding sequence ATGATGAGCAGTCCTATCAAAGCGATTCGCTGCCACCGGTTCGCGGGGCTCGACGAGGACGGGAAGCCGGTGCCGACCCCGGACCCACTCAGGGATGTGCTGTCGCTCGATGAAGTGCAAGCACCAGAGTGCGAAGCCGGGAGTGTTCTCGTCTCCTCACATTATGTCGGAGTCCAGTACCCTGATGCGCTTCAGGCTCAGGGCCTCTACCAGGTAAGACCACCCCTCCCGTATGTGCCCGGCATGGACCTGACGGGAACGGTTCTCGAGGTCGGTGAAGGCGTCGAGGGCCTGCGGGTGGGTGACCGAGTGATCGCGCAAATGGGCATCGGCGCGATGGCCGAGGTCGTCAAGGCCGACGCGCGTGCCGTGTGGAAGGCACCCGACAACGTTCCGCTGTCGCAGTGCGCCAACGTCGGCCGCAACTTTTTTGCGGCGTATCACTCTCTGAAGGTCATCGGTGAAATCGCTCCCGGTGACCTGGTGCTCATCGATGGCGCGTCGGGTGGCGTGGGCATGGCCGGAATCCAACTCGCCAAGGCCATGGGCGCTCAGGTCATCGCGGGCGTCAGCGTACCTGAGAAGCGGGCGTACCCAACCGCTGCCGGCGCGGACAGGGTGCTCTGCTATGGTCGTGATCGTGAAAGCCACCGGGCCTTCAAGAATGAGGTCAAACAAGCGGCGCGTGAGCTAGGGCATCCGGACGGCGTGGATTTGGTGCTCGACATGGTGCAGGGAGATCTCTTCGAGGCGGCGCTGGTCTCCTCTGTGAGACCACTGGGCAAGATATGTCTAGTAGGATTCACGGCAGGTCAGAAACCGATTCGACCGGGTATGCTGCTCATCAAGCAGGCCGCTGCCATTGGTAGCCTGTGGGGTCCGTGGGCCACAGCCAATCCGGATCGGCACCAGGAGCACGTTGCCGAGATCCTCAGCTACATGGCGACCGGTGCTGTGGCGCCGCGTGCCGATCGCGTATTCCCGCTGGAGCGCTTTATCGAAGCGTTCGAGCTCTTCGAGAACAACGAGGGACGCGGCAACACGGTGGTGTGTATGACCGGAGAGGAGGTCTAG